Proteins encoded in a region of the Vitis riparia cultivar Riparia Gloire de Montpellier isolate 1030 chromosome 7, EGFV_Vit.rip_1.0, whole genome shotgun sequence genome:
- the LOC117918494 gene encoding putative disease resistance RPP13-like protein 1 translates to MEVVGESVLSATLEVLFGKLASPELLKFARRGEVIAELENWKKELMMTNEVLDEAEEKQTTKPSVKNWLDDLRDLAYDMEDVLDELATELLRRRLMAEGADQVATTSKVRSLIPTCFTGFNPVGEVRFNIKMGTKIQEITRRLDDISCRKAKLGFHTVPGVEKSGERFACGATSTWQRPPTTSLIDEPVHGRDDDKKVIIGMLLKDEGGESNFGVIPIVGIGGMGKTTLAQLIYRDDEIVKHFEPRVWVCVSDESDVEKLTKIILNAFSPDEIRDGDDFNQVQLKLSKTLVGKRFLLVLDDVWNINNYEQWSHLQTPFKSGARGSKIVVTTRHTNVASLMRADNYHHLLKPLSNDDCWNVFVKHAFENKNIDEHPNLGLLDTRIIEKCSGLPLAAKVLGGLLRSKPQNQWEHVLSSKMWNRSGVIPVLRLSYQHLPSHLKRCFAYCALFPRDYKFEQKELILLWIAEGLIHEAEEEKCQMEDLGADYFDELLSRCFFQPSSNSKSQFIMHDLINDLAQDDATEICFNLENIHKTSEMTRHLSFIRSEYDVFKKFEVLNKPEQLRTFVALPVTVDNKMKCYLSTKVLHGLLPKLIQLRVLSLSGYEINELPNSIGDLKHLRYLNLSHTKLKWLPEAVSSLYNLQSLILCNCMELIKLPICIMNLTNFRHLDISGSTMLEEMPPQVGSLVNLQTLSKFFLSKDNGSRIKELKNLLNLRGELAIVGLENVLDPRDAMYVNLKEIPNIEDLIMVWSEDSGNSRNESTEIEVLKWLQPHQSLKKLEIALYGGSKFPHWIGDPSFSKMVCLELTNCKNCTSLPALGGLPFLKDLVIKGMNQVKSIGDGFYGDTASPFQSLESLRFENMAEWNNWLIPKLGHEETEALFPSLHELMIIKCPKLINLPHELPSLVVFFVKECQELEMSIPRLPLLTKLIVVGSLKSWDGDVPSLTQLRIWGISRLSCLWERLAQRLMVLEDLGINECDELACLRKPGFGLENLGGLRHLWINGCDGVVSLEEQGLPCNLQYLEVNGCSNLEKLPNALHTLTSLAYMIIDNCLKLVSFPETGLPPMLRDLSVRNCEGLEILPDGMMINSCALEYLEIKDCPSLIGFPKGELPVTLKKLIIENCEKLESLPERIDNNYTCRLEKLHVWGCPSLKSIPRGYFPSTLEKLAIWDCEQLESIPGNLLENLTSLRLLTICNCPDVVSSPEAFLNPNLKQLSISDCENMRWPLSGWGLRTLTSLDKL, encoded by the coding sequence ATGGAGGTTGTTGGAGAGTCTGTTCTTTCTGCTACCCTTGAAGTTCTGTTCGGGAAGTTGGCTTCCCCTGAGTTGCTCAAGTTCGCTCGCCGAGGGGAGGTCATTGCTGAACTTGAAAACTGGAAGAAGGAACTGATGATGACTAATGAAGTACTGGACGAAGCTGAGGAGAAGCAGACAACAAAGCCGTCCGTGAAAAATTGGCTTGACGATCTCCGAGACTTGGCTTACGACATGGAAGATGTACTGGACGAGCTCGCGACCGAGCTGTTGCGACGCAGGTTGATGGCAGAAGGAGCTGATCAGGTGGCCACCACAAGTAAGGTACGGAGCCTCATCCCGACTTGCTTTACTGGTTTCAATCCTGTTGGTGAAGTTAGGTTTAATATTAAGATGGGGACCAAGATCCAGGAAATCACTAGGCGGTTAGACGATATTTCTTGCCGGAAAGCTAAGCTGGGTTTTCATACGGTCCCGGGTGTTGAAAAAAGTGGGGAAAGGTTTGCATGTGGAGCAACTTCTACCTGGCAACGACCCCCCACTACATCTTTGATTGATGAACCTGTTCACGGCAGGGATGATGACAAAAAGGTTATTATTGGGATGCTGTTGAAGGATGAAGGCGGTGAAAGCAACTTTGGGGTAATTCCCATTGTAGGCATAGGTGGGATGGGGAAAACTACACTGGCCCAGTTGATATACAGGGACGATGAAATAGTGAAGCATTTTGAGCCAAGGGTGTGGGTGTGTGTATCAGATGAGAGTGATGTAGAGAAGCTGACGAAGATAATTCTCAATGCCTTCTCTCCAGATGAAATCCGTGATGGGGATGACTTTAATCAAGTGCAACTCAAGTTAAGCAAGACTCTGGTTGGAAAAAGGTTTTTGCTAGTTTTGGACGATGTGTGGAACATTAACAATTATGAGCAATGGAGTCACTTACAGACCCCCTTTAAGTCGGGGGCTAGAGGAAGTAAAATTGTAGTAACAACACGTCATACAAATGTTGCATCATTGATGAGAGCAGACAACTACCACCACTTGCTCAAGCCTTTATCTAATGATGATTGTTGGAATGTATTTGTGAAACATgcatttgaaaacaaaaatatcgaTGAACATCCAAATTTGGGATTGCTTGATACAAGGATCATAGAGAAATGCAGTGGCTTGCCCTTAGCAGCAAAGGTGCTCGGTGGGCTTCTACGCTCCAAACCACAGAATCAATGGGAACATGTACTGAGTAGCAAAATGTGGAATAGGAGTGGTGTTATCCCAGTGCTAAGATTAAGCTATCAACATCTCCCTTCACATCTAAAAAGATGTTTTGCTTACTGTGCATTGTTTCCAAGGGACTATAAATTTGAGCAAAAAGAGCTAATTTTATTATGGATAGCGGAGGGTTTAATTCATgaagcagaagaagaaaaatgccAAATGGAAGATTTAGGTGCTGATTATTTTGATGAATTATTATCTAGATGTTTTTTCCAACCATCAAGCAATAGTAAATCCCAATTTATAATGCATGATTTGATCAATGATCTAGCTCAAGATGATGCTACAGAAATATGCTTCAATTTAGAGAATATACATAAAACTTCTGAAATGACTCGTCATTTGTCATTCATACGTAGTGAGTATGATgtattcaaaaaatttgaagtccTTAACAAACCGGAGCAATTACGAACATTTGTTGCATTACCCGTCACCGTAGATAATAAGATGAAATGTTACTTAAGTACTAAGGTGCTTCATGGCTTGTTGCCAAAGTTGATACAATTAAGGGTGCTCTCTTTGAGTGGTTATGAAATAAATGAGTTGCCAAATTCGATTGGTGACTTGAAACATTTACGGTATCTTAATTTGTCTCATACTAAACTCAAATGGTTACCTGAAGCAGTGAGTAGTCTCTACAATTTACAATCATTGATATTATGCAATTGTATGGAACTCATTAAGTTGCCTATTTGCATTATGAATTTAACCAATTTTCGACATCTTGATATTAGTGGTTCAACTATGTTGGAAGAGATGCCTCCACAAGTTGGAAGCTTGGTAAATTTGCAAACATTGTCTAAGTTTTTTCTAAGCAAAGATAATGGGTCACgaataaaagaattgaagaacTTGTTGAATCTCCGAGGAGAGCTTGCCATTGTAGGGTTGGAAAATGTTTTGGATCCAAGAGATGCAATGTATGTCAATTTGAAGGAGATACCAAATATTGAAGACTTAATTATGGTATGGAGTGAAGATTCTGGTAATTCAAGGAATGAAAGTACTGAGATAGAGGTCCTTAAGTGGTTGCAACCTCATCAAAGTTTGAAAAAACTGGAAATTGCACTTTATGGTGGCTCAAAATTCCCGCATTGGATAGGAGATCCATCCTTCTCCAAAATGGTTTGTTTGGAACTTACAAATTGTAAAAATTGCACATCATTGCCAGCACTTGGGGGTTTACCTTTCCTCAAAGACTTGGTGATTAAAGGAATGAATCAAGTTAAAAGCATAGGTGATGGGTTCTATGGGGATACCGCAAGCCCTTTTCAGTCTTTGGAATCTCTGAGATTTGAGAATATGGCAGAATGGAACAATTGGTTAATTCCCAAATTGGGACATGAGGAAACTGAAGCATTGTTTCCTTCCCTCCATGAGCTTATGATAATAAAATGTCCAAAACTGATCAACTTACCTCATGAGTTACCGTCCCTTgtggttttttttgttaaagaatgCCAAGAATTGGAAATGTCAATTCCACGACTTCCACTTCTTACTAAATTAATAGTAGTTGGGTCGTTAAAAAGTTGGGATGGTGATGTCCCCTCACTTACCCAATTACGCATTTGGGGAATTTCGAGGCTGAGTTGTTTATGGGAAAGGCTTGCACAACGCTTAATGGTCCTTGAAGATCTGGGAATAAATGAATGTGATGAGTTGGCATGTTTGAGGAAGCCTGGATTTGGACTGGAAAACCTTGGTGGTCTGCGACATTTATGGATCAATGGGTGTGATGGGGTTGTATCGTTGGAAGAGCAAGGGCTGCCTTGCAATCTTCAATACTTGGAAGTGAATGGATGCTCCAACTTAGAGAAGCTGCCAAATGCATTGCACACCCTCACATCTCTTGCATATATGATAATTGATAATTGCCTGAAACTCGTGTCATTCCCAGAGACAGGTTTGCCGCCCATGCTAAGAGATCTTAGTGTGAGAAATTGTGAGGGTCTAGAGATACTACCTGATGGAATGATGATTAACAGTTGTGCCCTTGAGTACCTGGAAATTAAAGATTGTCCATCTCTTATTGGCTTTCCGAAAGGGGAGCTACCTGTCACCCTTAAGAAGCTGATAATTGAAAATTGTGAGAAACTAGAGTCTCTACCTGAGAGAATTGACAACAACTACACTTGTCGTCTTGAAAAGCTTCATGTATGGGGATGTCCATCTCTCAAGTCCATTCCGAGAGGCTACTTTCCctccacacttgagaaacttgcCATTTGGGACTGCGAGCAATTGGAGTCGATTCCAGGGAATCTGCTGGAAAATCTCACGTCTCTTCGACTTCTGACCATATGTAATTGTCCAGATGTGGTGTCCTCTCCAGAAGCGTTTTTGAACCCCAACCTTAAACAACTTTCTATTTCAGATTGTGAGAATATGAGGTGGCCTCTATCTGGGTGGGGCCTCCGCACACTCACCTCACTTGATAAGCTCTGA